From one Mycolicibacterium sp. HK-90 genomic stretch:
- a CDS encoding putative quinol monooxygenase, protein MHTAFIRVKVTPDAAERAAVAMRNLVEPTTAEPGCITYEFYRDLEDPSLFLCFEHWDSRESMDAHGTTPHVAAFLTEMGPLIEKWEYNHTAAL, encoded by the coding sequence ATGCATACAGCTTTCATCCGGGTCAAGGTCACACCCGACGCGGCAGAGCGCGCCGCGGTCGCGATGCGGAACCTGGTCGAACCCACCACGGCCGAGCCCGGCTGCATCACCTACGAGTTCTATCGGGACCTCGAGGACCCGTCGCTGTTCCTGTGTTTCGAACATTGGGATTCCCGCGAGTCGATGGATGCGCACGGGACGACCCCACACGTTGCGGCTTTTCTCACCGAGATGGGGCCGCTGATCGAGAAGTGGGAATACAACCACACGGCGGCGCTGTGA
- the gyrA gene encoding DNA gyrase subunit A, with amino-acid sequence MTDTTLPPGDGTSDRIEPVDIQQEMQRSYIDYAMSVIVGRALPEVRDGLKPVHRRVLYAMYDSGFRPDRSHAKSARSVAETMGNYHPHGDSSIYDTLVRMAQPWSLRYPLVDGQGNFGSPGNDPPAAMRYTEARLTPLAMEMLREIDEETVDFIPNYDGRVQEPTVLPSRFPNLLANGSGGIAVGMATNIPPHNLRELAEAVYWCLENYEADEEATLAAVCERVKGPDFPTSGLIVGSQGIEDTYKTGRGSVRMRGVVEIEEDSRGRTGIVITELPYQVNHDNFITSIAEQVRDGKLGGISNIEDQSSDRVGLRIVVELKRDAVAKVVLNNLYKHTQLQTSFGANMLSIVDGVPRTLRLDQLIRLYVDHQLDVIVRRTRYRLRKANERAHILRGLVKALDALDEVIALIRASQTVEIARAGLIELLDIDEIQAQAILDMQLRRLAALERQKIVDDLAKIEAEIADLEDILAKPERQRTIVHDELAELVEKYGDDRRTRIVPADGEVSDEDLIAREDVVVTITETGYAKRTKTDLYRSQKRGGKGVQGAGLKADDIVNHFFVCSTHDWILFFTTQGRVYRAKAYELPEASRTARGQHVANLLAFQPEERIAQVIQLKTYEDAPYLVLATRNGLVKKSKLVDFDSNRSGGIVAVNLRDGDELVGAVLCSAEDDLLLVSANGQSIRFSATDEALRPMGRATSGVQGMRFNEDDRLLSLNVVQPDTYLLVATAGGYAKRTAIDEYTVQGRGGKGILTIQYDRKRGSLVGALIVDDETELYAITSGGGVIRTAARQVRKAGRQTKGVRLMNLGEGDTLIAIARNAEEESDPDGAEPDEA; translated from the coding sequence ATGACTGACACCACGTTGCCACCCGGCGACGGAACCTCTGACCGCATCGAGCCGGTCGACATTCAGCAGGAGATGCAGCGCAGCTACATCGACTACGCCATGAGCGTGATCGTGGGGCGCGCGCTGCCCGAGGTGCGCGACGGCCTCAAGCCGGTGCACCGCCGCGTGCTCTACGCGATGTACGACTCCGGGTTCCGGCCGGACCGCAGCCACGCCAAGTCGGCACGCTCGGTCGCCGAGACGATGGGTAACTACCACCCACACGGTGACTCGTCGATCTACGACACCCTGGTCCGGATGGCCCAGCCGTGGTCACTGCGCTACCCCCTGGTCGACGGCCAGGGCAACTTCGGTTCGCCGGGTAACGATCCGCCGGCCGCCATGCGTTACACCGAGGCGCGGCTGACTCCCCTGGCGATGGAGATGCTGCGTGAAATCGACGAGGAGACAGTCGATTTCATCCCGAACTACGACGGTCGGGTGCAGGAGCCGACCGTGCTGCCGAGCCGGTTCCCGAACCTGCTGGCCAACGGTTCGGGCGGTATCGCCGTCGGCATGGCCACCAACATCCCGCCGCACAACCTGCGGGAGCTGGCCGAGGCCGTGTACTGGTGCCTGGAGAACTACGAGGCCGACGAGGAGGCCACCCTCGCCGCGGTGTGTGAGCGGGTCAAGGGCCCGGACTTCCCCACCAGCGGCCTGATCGTGGGCAGCCAGGGCATCGAGGACACCTACAAGACCGGGCGCGGCTCGGTCAGGATGCGTGGTGTCGTCGAGATCGAGGAAGACAGCCGGGGCCGCACCGGCATCGTCATCACCGAGCTGCCCTACCAGGTCAACCACGACAACTTCATCACCTCGATCGCCGAGCAGGTGCGCGACGGCAAGCTGGGCGGCATCTCCAACATCGAAGACCAGTCCAGTGACCGGGTCGGTCTGCGAATCGTGGTGGAGCTCAAGCGCGATGCCGTGGCCAAGGTGGTGCTGAACAACCTCTACAAGCACACCCAGCTGCAGACCAGCTTCGGCGCCAACATGCTGTCGATCGTCGACGGCGTACCGCGCACCCTGCGTCTGGACCAGCTGATCCGGCTGTATGTGGACCACCAGCTCGATGTGATCGTGCGACGCACCCGTTACCGGTTGCGCAAGGCCAATGAGCGGGCCCACATCCTGCGCGGTCTGGTCAAGGCGCTCGACGCCCTAGACGAGGTGATCGCGTTGATCCGGGCGTCGCAGACCGTCGAGATCGCCCGGGCCGGCCTGATCGAGCTGCTCGACATCGACGAGATCCAGGCCCAGGCCATCCTGGACATGCAGCTGCGCCGGTTGGCTGCCCTGGAACGACAGAAGATCGTCGACGATCTGGCCAAGATCGAGGCCGAGATCGCCGATCTCGAGGACATCCTCGCCAAGCCAGAGCGTCAGCGCACCATCGTGCACGACGAACTCGCCGAGCTGGTCGAGAAGTACGGCGACGACCGTCGGACCCGGATCGTCCCGGCCGACGGTGAGGTCAGCGACGAGGACCTGATCGCCCGCGAGGACGTCGTCGTCACGATCACCGAGACCGGGTACGCCAAGCGGACCAAGACCGACCTGTACCGCAGCCAGAAGCGCGGCGGCAAGGGTGTGCAGGGTGCGGGACTCAAGGCCGACGACATCGTCAACCACTTCTTCGTCTGCTCGACCCACGATTGGATCCTGTTCTTCACCACGCAGGGCCGGGTCTACCGGGCGAAGGCCTACGAGCTGCCGGAGGCCTCGCGCACCGCGCGCGGTCAGCACGTGGCGAACCTGCTGGCCTTCCAGCCGGAGGAGCGCATCGCCCAGGTCATCCAGCTCAAGACCTACGAGGACGCGCCGTACCTGGTGCTGGCCACCCGCAACGGTCTGGTGAAGAAGTCCAAGCTGGTCGACTTCGACTCCAACCGCTCGGGCGGCATCGTCGCGGTCAACCTCCGTGACGGGGACGAGCTGGTCGGCGCGGTGTTGTGCTCGGCCGAGGACGACCTGCTGCTGGTCAGCGCCAACGGACAGTCCATCCGCTTCTCGGCGACCGACGAGGCGCTGCGGCCGATGGGTCGCGCGACCTCCGGCGTGCAGGGCATGCGGTTCAACGAGGACGACCGGTTGCTGTCGCTGAATGTGGTCCAGCCGGACACGTATCTGCTGGTCGCGACCGCCGGTGGGTACGCCAAGCGCACCGCGATCGACGAGTACACGGTCCAGGGTCGCGGCGGCAAGGGCATCCTGACGATCCAGTACGACCGCAAACGTGGCAGTCTGGTCGGAGCGCTGATCGTCGATGACGAGACGGAGCTGTACGCCATCACCTCCGGGGGCGGCGTCATCCGGACCGCCGCACGTCAGGTTCGCAAGGCAGGGCGCCAAACCAAGGGTGTCCGCTTGATGAACCTGGGCGAGGGCGACACACTGATTGCGATTGCGCGCAACGCCGAGGAGGAATCCGATCCGGATGGTGCCGAGCCCGACGAGGCGTGA
- a CDS encoding DUF3566 domain-containing protein: MSSPNEPGYPRTGDRSGSSNGSGAEGGSAASKGSGAAARPAGGQITETGEAPPWQRGTARTAQQPTPEARDESARTPGAHSPGVEARLQRFVSGTENQETEQQARPPRPASGGSQAPRSEPVRPEAYASEIPDLSGPSPRPTQRKTSPDAASARSSGAPTTRIQVANRSQQQGPVRASMQIRRVDPWTVLKVSLVLSVVLFFVWMIAVAFLYLVLGAMGVWSKLNSNVGDLLTSASGASGGELVSSGTIFGGSALIGLVNIVVLCAMATIGAFIYNLTTDLVGGVEVTLADRD; encoded by the coding sequence GTGAGTTCACCGAACGAACCGGGATACCCGCGCACGGGCGACCGGTCGGGCAGCTCCAACGGCTCGGGGGCCGAGGGCGGGTCGGCTGCGAGCAAAGGCAGCGGAGCGGCCGCTCGGCCGGCCGGCGGCCAGATCACCGAGACCGGTGAAGCACCGCCGTGGCAGCGCGGCACCGCCCGCACCGCGCAGCAGCCGACGCCGGAGGCACGAGACGAGAGTGCTCGTACGCCGGGCGCCCACTCCCCCGGAGTGGAGGCCCGGCTACAGCGCTTCGTGTCCGGCACCGAGAACCAAGAGACCGAGCAGCAGGCCCGGCCCCCGCGTCCGGCGTCCGGCGGCTCGCAGGCGCCACGCAGTGAGCCGGTCCGGCCGGAGGCCTATGCCAGCGAGATCCCGGACCTGTCCGGGCCGTCGCCGCGTCCGACGCAACGCAAGACGTCCCCCGACGCCGCATCGGCGAGATCTTCGGGAGCTCCGACCACGCGGATCCAGGTTGCCAACCGCAGCCAGCAGCAGGGCCCGGTCCGGGCCAGCATGCAGATCCGCCGGGTCGACCCGTGGACTGTGCTGAAGGTCTCACTGGTGCTGTCAGTGGTGCTGTTCTTCGTGTGGATGATCGCGGTGGCGTTCCTCTACCTCGTCCTCGGCGCCATGGGTGTGTGGAGCAAGCTCAACAGCAATGTCGGCGACCTGCTGACCAGCGCCAGCGGCGCGTCCGGCGGCGAATTGGTGTCCAGCGGAACGATCTTCGGCGGGTCGGCTCTGATCGGCCTGGTCAACATCGTGGTGCTGTGTGCGATGGCGACCATCGGCGCGTTCATCTACAACCTGACCACCGATCTGGTGGGCGGCGTCGAGGTCACGCTCGCCGACAGGGATTGA
- the cwsA gene encoding cell wall synthesis protein CwsA yields the protein MTANVDARLAPRQRLARGLKYSTVGPVDVTRGVVGISANTVSGAAAELRKRYESGKLRRQLAAAAEAVAALPEVLQEAAAPPQPKRRRRPLVLAGVAAAVLAGGALAFSIVRRNARPEPPSPLPPSVEVTPKP from the coding sequence ATGACCGCGAACGTCGATGCCCGGTTGGCCCCCCGTCAGCGCCTAGCCCGCGGATTGAAATACAGCACGGTCGGTCCGGTCGACGTGACCCGCGGTGTGGTGGGGATCAGCGCCAACACCGTGTCCGGCGCGGCAGCCGAGCTGCGCAAGCGGTACGAGTCCGGCAAGCTGCGCCGACAACTGGCCGCTGCCGCCGAAGCGGTCGCGGCCCTGCCCGAGGTGCTTCAGGAGGCCGCCGCCCCGCCACAGCCCAAGCGCCGTCGTCGCCCGCTGGTGCTTGCCGGCGTGGCCGCGGCCGTCCTGGCCGGTGGCGCGTTGGCGTTCTCGATCGTGCGGCGCAACGCGCGCCCCGAGCCGCCGTCACCGTTGCCGCCGAGTGTCGAGGTCACCCCGAAACCCTGA
- a CDS encoding peptidylprolyl isomerase, with product MTSPIQTATATLHTNRGDIKIALFGNHAPKTVANFVGLAQGTKDYSTENASGGTTGPFYDGAIFHRVIDGFMIQGGDPTGTGRGGPGFQFADEFHPELQFDKPYLLAMANAGPGTNGSQFFITVGQTPHLNRRHTIFGEVVDPESKKVVDAIASTPTDRSDRPSDPVVIESVTVS from the coding sequence GTGACGAGCCCCATTCAGACCGCGACGGCGACACTGCACACCAACCGCGGCGATATCAAGATCGCACTGTTCGGAAACCACGCTCCCAAGACCGTGGCCAACTTCGTCGGCTTGGCGCAGGGCACCAAGGACTACAGCACCGAGAACGCCTCGGGTGGCACGACCGGACCCTTCTACGATGGGGCGATCTTCCACCGCGTCATCGACGGCTTCATGATCCAGGGTGGCGATCCGACCGGCACCGGCCGTGGCGGCCCGGGCTTCCAGTTCGCCGACGAGTTCCACCCCGAGCTCCAGTTCGACAAGCCCTACCTGCTGGCCATGGCCAACGCCGGGCCGGGCACCAACGGCTCGCAGTTCTTCATCACGGTCGGCCAGACGCCGCACCTGAACCGGCGCCACACCATCTTCGGTGAGGTCGTGGACCCCGAGTCGAAGAAGGTGGTCGACGCCATCGCGTCCACCCCCACCGATCGCTCCGACCGGCCGTCCGACCCGGTGGTCATCGAATCGGTCACCGTGTCATAA
- a CDS encoding PH domain-containing protein: protein MQQTHWSPPAAGVAGCGIAGLMMAIAAVTLITDPPGRVLAGIAGVGLLTFAILSWRARPKLAINQDGLTVAGWWRTRTYRRNEIQGIRITEFRRIARKVRLLEIDTSDDRLVVFTRWDLGTDPIDVLDALTQAGFVPR, encoded by the coding sequence ATGCAGCAAACTCATTGGAGCCCACCGGCCGCTGGAGTCGCAGGTTGTGGCATAGCCGGACTTATGATGGCTATCGCAGCTGTGACGCTGATCACAGACCCGCCAGGACGTGTTCTTGCCGGCATAGCTGGCGTGGGATTGCTCACGTTCGCAATATTGTCGTGGCGGGCACGTCCGAAACTGGCAATTAATCAAGACGGTCTCACCGTCGCCGGCTGGTGGCGCACCCGGACCTATCGCCGCAATGAGATCCAGGGGATCCGCATCACGGAGTTCCGCCGCATCGCGCGAAAGGTCCGCCTACTGGAGATCGACACGAGTGACGACCGCCTGGTGGTCTTCACCCGGTGGGATCTGGGCACAGACCCGATCGACGTCCTCGACGCGCTCACCCAAGCCGGTTTCGTCCCTCGCTGA
- the crgA gene encoding cell division protein CrgA yields MPKSKVRKKNDFTIKPVSRTPVKVKAGPSSVWFVALFIGLMLFGLLWLLVFQLAATNPIDTPSFLQWMADLGPWNYAIAFAFMISGLLLTMRWR; encoded by the coding sequence ATGCCCAAGTCCAAAGTCCGCAAAAAGAACGATTTCACCATCAAGCCGGTGAGCCGGACTCCGGTCAAGGTGAAAGCCGGGCCGTCCAGTGTGTGGTTCGTCGCGCTGTTCATCGGCCTCATGCTGTTCGGTCTGCTCTGGCTGCTGGTGTTCCAGCTGGCCGCGACCAACCCGATCGACACGCCGTCCTTCCTGCAGTGGATGGCTGATCTCGGCCCGTGGAACTACGCCATCGCATTTGCCTTCATGATCAGTGGGCTGTTGCTCACCATGCGCTGGCGCTGA
- a CDS encoding DUF881 domain-containing protein, whose protein sequence is MDQPDRSRWRLGVPVVCLFAGLLLAATHGVSGGDEIRRSDAPRLVDLVREAQQSVDRLTVQRDSLSTELDSHHGGSPSSHAALDAITARSAELAADAGVVPMRGPGLVVTLNDAQRDAEGRFPRDAAPDDLVVHQQDIQAVLNALWSAGAEGIQMQDQRIIATSAPRCVGNTLLLNGRTYSPPYVITAIGDAAAMQAALAAAPLVTLYKQYVVRFGLGYTEEPRAEVELTGHTEPLRMRYAKPAGPVGY, encoded by the coding sequence ATGGACCAACCCGATCGGTCGCGGTGGCGCCTCGGCGTACCGGTCGTCTGCCTGTTCGCCGGCTTGCTGCTGGCCGCCACCCATGGGGTCTCCGGTGGTGACGAGATTCGCCGCAGCGATGCTCCGCGCCTGGTTGACCTGGTGCGGGAGGCCCAGCAGTCCGTGGACCGGCTCACGGTCCAGCGCGATTCGCTGTCCACCGAGCTCGACAGCCATCACGGCGGCTCCCCCAGCTCACATGCCGCGCTCGACGCCATCACCGCACGGTCGGCCGAATTGGCCGCCGACGCCGGCGTCGTGCCGATGCGGGGCCCGGGCCTGGTGGTGACGCTGAACGATGCCCAGCGTGATGCCGAAGGCCGCTTCCCGCGCGATGCCGCCCCCGACGACCTGGTGGTGCATCAGCAGGACATCCAAGCGGTCCTCAACGCCCTGTGGAGTGCGGGTGCGGAGGGCATCCAGATGCAGGACCAGCGCATCATCGCGACGTCGGCTCCCCGCTGCGTCGGCAACACCCTGCTGCTCAACGGCCGCACCTACAGTCCGCCGTACGTCATCACGGCGATCGGCGATGCCGCGGCCATGCAGGCGGCGCTGGCCGCCGCACCGTTGGTGACGCTCTACAAGCAGTACGTGGTGCGATTCGGGCTGGGCTACACCGAGGAACCCCGCGCCGAGGTGGAACTGACAGGCCACACCGAGCCGCTGCGGATGCGCTACGCGAAACCCGCGGGCCCCGTCGGCTATTAA
- a CDS encoding aminodeoxychorismate/anthranilate synthase component II — translation MQVLVVDNYDSFVFNLVQYLGQLGVDAQVWRNDDERLATEADIAKVAADFDGVLLSPGPGTPERAGASIPLVRACAAAGTPLLGVCLGHQAIGVAFGGTVDRAPELLHGKTSVVFHSDAGVLKGLPDPFTATRYHSLTILPETVPDELEVIARTEGGVIMGVRHTELPIHGVQFHPESILTQGGHRMLANWLGVCGAAPAEQLVASLEDEVARAVAAATTRSSA, via the coding sequence ATGCAGGTTCTGGTCGTCGACAACTATGACAGCTTCGTGTTCAACCTGGTCCAATACCTGGGTCAGCTCGGGGTGGACGCGCAGGTCTGGCGCAACGACGACGAGCGTCTGGCCACCGAGGCCGACATCGCGAAGGTGGCAGCCGACTTCGACGGCGTCCTGCTGAGCCCGGGACCCGGCACGCCCGAACGCGCCGGAGCGTCGATCCCTCTGGTCCGGGCCTGCGCCGCGGCCGGCACTCCCCTACTGGGCGTCTGCCTCGGCCACCAGGCCATCGGTGTGGCCTTCGGCGGCACCGTCGACCGGGCGCCGGAGCTGCTGCACGGCAAGACCAGCGTGGTGTTCCACTCCGATGCCGGGGTGCTCAAAGGCCTGCCGGACCCGTTCACCGCGACCCGTTACCACTCGCTGACGATCCTGCCCGAGACCGTGCCGGACGAGCTCGAGGTCATCGCACGCACCGAAGGCGGGGTGATCATGGGCGTGCGCCACACCGAGCTCCCGATCCACGGGGTGCAATTCCACCCGGAGTCGATCCTGACCCAGGGCGGACATCGCATGCTGGCCAATTGGCTGGGCGTGTGCGGTGCCGCCCCGGCCGAACAGCTGGTGGCCTCGCTCGAGGACGAAGTGGCTCGCGCCGTAGCGGCGGCTACGACGCGAAGCTCAGCGTGA